Part of the Streptomyces sp. HSG2 genome, GCTCGTCGCGATCCTGGTCCGCAGTGACGAAGGTCACTCCGAGGGCACCGCCCCGCACAAGTCGATGACGACCTTCCTGGTGGAGAAGGAGCCGGGGTTCGGCGAGGTGCGCCCCGGCCTCACCATCCCCGGGAAGATCGACAAGATGGGTTACAAGGGGGTCGACACCACTGAACTGATCATGGACGGGCTGCGGGTTCCCGCCGATCGCGTCCTCGGCGGGACCACCGGCCGGGGCTTCTACCAGATGATGGACGGCGTGGAGGTCGGCCGGGTCAACGTCGCCGCGCGCGGCTGCGGCGTGGCCCAGCGCGCCTTCGAACTGGGCGTCTCCTACGCGCAGCAGCGCCACACCTTCGGGCGGCCGATCGCGGGGCACCAGGCCGTCCAGTTCAAACTGGCGGAGATGGCCACCAAGGTGGAGGCCGCCCATGCCATGATGGTGAACGCCGCACGCAAGAAGGACTCGGGTGAGCGAAACGACCTCGAGGCGGGGATGGCCAAGTACCTGGCGTCGGAGTACTGCAAAGAGGTCGTGGAGGACGCCTTCCGTATCCACGGCGGCTACGGCTTCTCCAAGGAGTACGAGATCGAGCGTCTCTACCGGGAGGCGCCCATGCTGCTGATCGGCGAAGGCACCGCCGAGATCCAGAAAATGATCATCGGCCGGCGGCTGCTCGAAGAGTACCGAACCCAGGGCTAGATGTCCGGAAACGGGGTGTCATCCAGGAGAAACAGATCACACCCCGTGGGCGCTCTTCGGCCGCCGACTCGGCTTTCCGACTTACCCAGTTGCCCCCCGGAGCCGCTACGATCGCCGGAAAGCCGCCGTCCCCGTCGAAGCGCGGCCTTATCCGCTACGAAGGTCATCCATGCCCCACAGCCCAACCTCTGCACCTCGCGACAGCCTCGGTGGCGTACGCCTCGCGCGCGGAGCATCGCCGTGGCTCCTGCCGACCGTCGCCACCGCGGCCGTCAGCCTGGTCCGCGCCCGCCGCTCGGGAGCCGCCAAGGCCGTCGCCGTCCCCGCCACCGCGCTCGCCGCGGGCATGCTGTGGTTCTTCCGGGACCCCGAACGCGAGATCACGGCGGGCCGGGTCGTCTCTCCGGCCGACGGCGTGGTGCAGAGCATCATGCCCTGGCGGGACGGTCGCACCCGGGTCGCCATCTTCATGAGCCCGCTGAACGTGCACGTCAACCGCGCCCCACTGGCCGGCACCGTGACCTCGGTCGAGCACGTGCCCGGGGGTTTCGTTCCCGCCTTCAACAAGGAGAGCGAGAACAACGAGCGGGTGGTGTGGCATTTCGACACCGAACTGGGCGACATCGAGATGGTCCAGATCGCCGGTGCCGTGGCCCGTCGCATCGTCCCCTACCTGCCCAGGGGCAGCAAGGTCGAACAGGGTGACCGGATCGGCCTCATCCGCTTCGGCTCACGGGTCGACCTGTATCTGCCCGAGGGCGTGGAGGTGGCCGTGGAAGTCGGCGAGAAGACGGTGGCGGGGGTGACCCGCCTTGACCGTGATTGACCCGGAGCCCAAGGCGGGCTGGGTCCCGGAGGCCGACGAGGCCGACGACGAGGAGATGCCGCTCTCACTGCGACTCTCCATAGCCGACACCCTCACCCTGGGTAACGCCACCTGCGGCTTCATGGCCGTGTACTTCACCACCACGGGCATCCTGATCCCTCACCTCATGGGGAGCCAGGAGACGGGCATGGCCCGGCACAGCGCGGCCACGGCGGTGATCCTGATGCTGTGCGCTGCGGTCTTCGACCTCTTCGACGGCCTGGTGGCCCGCAAGCTGCGCAGCTCGCCGATGGGGGCCGAGCTGGACAACCTCTCCGATCTGATCAGCTTCGGGCTCGCCCCGGCCTACTTCGTCCTCGTCTACGGCATGGTGGCCGACGACGCGCATCAGCGGGTGGCCGCCGTCGGGGCGATCGTGGTGCTCCTGGCGGTGGTGCTGAGACTCGCGCGGTTCTCGTGCGTCACCGTCAAGGACGGCACCTTCCAGGGCATGCCCTCGCCGTTCGGCGCGCTCACGGTGGTCTCCATCGTCCTTTTGGAGTTGCCCTTCGCGGCGACACTGCTGGCCATCGTCGGGACCGCCTGGCTCATGGTGAGCCGGGTCGAGTACCCCAAACCGCGCGGGCGGCTCGCCGTGGCCATGCTGTCGTGGATCGTACTGAGCATGGGGCTGCTGGCTGCCTGGGCCTTCGACGCCCCGAGCGGTCAGCTGCTGCTGCAGACGGGCTGTGCCCTCCAACTGGTGATGGGCGCGGTGATCCCGCTGTTCGCCACGGCACGCCGGGTCCACCACTTCCGCGGCAACCGGCGGGAGGCGCGCGCCGCGCAGCTGCCGTAGCGGAGCGTCCGGGTGAGGGCCCCGGTCGGGGAGCGCCGATGCGCTTGCGGACCGGGGCCCTCACCCTTCTCGGGGTACCTCTCCCCGGGCCCTCCGTCGCTCCGCTCCACCGAGATGGTCGCGGGCCAGCCGTTCGGCCACCCGCTCCACCAACGGCCCCGCCTCGGCCATGCTCCGGGCGGGATCGGGCTCGACGTCGGTCAACGGGTACGCCCGGCCGATCCCGAGACGTCGCAGCCGCGACCCCGACAGCGCGAGGCGCCCGCACACCGCCACGACCTCCCTGCCCTCGGCGCGCGCGGCCGCGGCGACGCCCGCCGGCACCTTGCCGCGCGGAGTCTGCGCGTCCAGCGACCCTTCCCCCGTGATCACCAGGTCCGCGCGTCGGATCGCCTCGGCACCCCCCAGCACGTCGAGCACGACCTCCACCCCCGGTCGAAAACGCGCCCCCGACAACAACGCCGCGAACCCCAGCCCGCCGCCGGCGCCCGCACCCGGCGACTCCGCGCACGCCCCGGCTCCCGGGCCGACCACGCCTTCCAGCACCCGGACGAGACGGACGAGCGCCGCGTCGAGGACGCGCACCTCGTCCCGCGAGGCCCCCTTCTGCGGCCCGTAGACCGCGGCGGCGCCCCGTGGACCGGTCAGTGGATTGTCGACGTCGCCCGCCAGCACCAGCTCCACCCCGGACAGTCGCGGGTCCGCCCCGGACGGATCCACCGCGGCGAGCATGGTGAGCCCGGCGCCACCCGGGCCCACCGGCGCTCCCTCCGCGTCCAGCAGCCGCCAGCCGAGAGCGGCCAGCATGCCCGCCCCTCCGTCGGTGCTCGCGCTTCCGCCGACACCGAGCACCACGGTGCGCGCGCCGTCGTCCAGGGCTGCCCGCAGCAGCTCACCCGCGCCGTACGTGGTCGCGGTCAGCGGGTGCGCCCGCCCTCCGGGCAGCCGGCCCAGGCCGCCGGCCTGGGCCGTCTCCACCACCGCGGTGTCGCCCCGCAGCGCGTAGACGGCGACGACCCGGCGGCCGGTGGGCCCGGACACGTGTGCCTCCCGCCGCGCGAAGCCGGCGGCGAGAGCCGCCTCGACCGTGCCCTCCCCTCCGTCGGCCACGGGCAGCACGGCGACCGGCACGTCCGGTGACGCGCGACGCACCCCAGCGACGACGTGGTGAGCCACCTGGGCACCGGTGAGCGACCCTCGGAACTTGTCGACGGCCACCAGCACCCCTCCCCGGCCCTCGGCGCCTTCGCGACCGCTCCTCCTGGGATCTCCGGTCATGTCGTCCCCCCTCCGGCGCCGGCCTCCGCCACCGCGCCTCCGCCCGACCGGCTCAGAACAGCGCCGTCCCGCGTTCGAAGTCCAGCAGCCGCCTCTTGCGTTCCAGACCTCCGCTGTACCCGGTCAGCGTGCCGCCGGCTCCGACGACACGGTGGCAGGGTACGACGATGCCGATGGGGTTGCGCCCGTTGGCGAGACCGACCGCCCGCGACCCGCCCGGGTTGCCCAGCTCCTCCGCCAGTCGCCCGTAGGTACGGGTCTCGCCGTACGGAATGGCGCGCAGGCGGTCCCACACCCTCCGCTGGAACGGCGTCCCGATCATGCGAAGCTCCAGGGTGAACTCCTCCAACTCGCCGGCGAAGTAGGACTCCAACTGCTCCACCGCCTCGTCGAAGGGGCGCCGGTCCGGATCGCCGAGACTCTCCTCGGGGGGACGGTGCCGCTGCCCGGCCATGTACAGCCCGCACAGGACGCCCTCCTCGGCGACCAGGGTGAGGGAGCCGTAGGGGCTGTCGGTCACGGTGTGCTGTCGTCGCGCGTCGCTCATGGGTTCCTCACATGGGAAGGGTGTTGACGGGGTGGTCCTCGGTCGCCCAGAGGTACTGGACGGCGTAGGCACGCCAGGGCCGCCAGGCGGCGGCGCGGGTGGTGAGCGCCGCCGGGGTCCCCGGCAGGCCCGCGCGGCGGGCGGCTCTGCGGACGCCGAGGTCGGTGGAGAGGAAGGCGTCGGGGTCGCCGAGCCCCCGCATCGCGATCACGTCGGCCGTCCAGGGGCCGATGCCGGGCAGGGCCAGCAATCGGGCCCGGGCCCCCGCCCAGTCGTTCTCGGGGCCCAGGGCGAGGGAGCCGTCCGCGAGAGCGCGCACCAGTCCGGCGAACGTGTCACGGCGGGTCCGAGGCAACGCCAGGGTCGCCGGGTCCACGTCCGCCAGTGTCGCGGCAGCCGGGAAGAGGCGTGTGAGGCCGCCCTCGGGGTCCTCCACCGGCTCACCGTGCGCGGCGACCAGACGCGCCGCGTGGGTACGGGCGGCGGCGGTGGACACCTGTTGTCCGAGGACCGCGCGGACCGCGAACTCCTCCTCGTCCACCGTGCGTGGCACCCGGCGTCCGGGGGCCCGGGCGACGAGCGGCGCCAGCAGGGGGTCGTCGCGTAGTTGCGCGTCCACCGCGACCGGGTCCGCGTCCAGGTCAAGGAGCCTGCGGCAGCGGCTGACGGCCGTGGTCAGGTCTCGCGGGTCGCTGAGCACGAGCCGGCAGGCGATGTGGTCGGGGGCCGGTGACAGCGCCACGATGCCGTGGCCGTACGGCAGGCGCAGCGTCCGACGGTAGGCGCCGTCGCGCCACTCCTCCACCCCCGGTACGGCCGTGGCGACCAGATGCCCGAAGAGGTTGTCCGGATGGAGGGGGGTCCTGAAGGGCAGCCGGAGGGTGAGCGCGCCGGTGGTGCCGCTCGCCCCGGGACCGGGCGCCCGGCCGCGCAGCTCCCCCGGGCTGAGGGCGAAGACCTGCCGGACGGTGTCGTTGAAGGCGCGCACGGAGGAGAAGCCCGCCGCGAAGGCGATCCGCGCCATGGGCAGCCGGGTGGTCTCCACCAGCACCCTGGCCGTCTGGGCCCGTTGGGCGCGGGCCAGCGCCAGCGGACCGGCCCCCAGTTCCGCGAGCAACTGGCGCTCGATCTGCCGGGTGCTGTACCCGAGCCGCCGGGCCAGGCCGGGCACGCCCTCGCGATCGATCACGCCGTCGGCGATCAGTCGCATGGCGCGTGCGGTGAGGTCCGCGCGACCGTTCCACTCCGGCGAGCCGGGGCTGGTGTCGGGGCGGCACCGCTTGCAGGCCCGGAACCCGGCCTGCTGGCAGGCTGCCGCACTGGGGTGGAAGGTCATGTTCTCCGGTCGGGGGACGACCGCCGGGCAGCTCGGTCGGCAGTAGATCCCGGTGGTCAGGACAGCGGTGTAGAACCAGCCGTCGAACCGCGCGTCCTTGGAACGGACCGCCCGCGAACAGCGCTCGGCGTCACTGTGCATGCCCTTGTGCATAGGTCCAGGATGTCCCAGGGAACCCGTCGAGGCCGGCAGGAATGCGACATGAGGCTCACCACTGCGGACGCGTGCGGCCGTCCGTCTTCGACGGCCGGGCCCCCGCCCACGCGCCCCGGGCCCACCGGTGATCCGGCGCGCTCAGGCGTCCCGGACGCCGGGCCGCCCCGCCCGGCGCACTCCCGCCCACACACAGCACGCCGCGAGAAAGAACGCGAGACCGGTCGCGCGGGCGGCCGAGGGCATGGCGTGTGTCAGGGCCGCCCCGACTACCACGACGACGACCCCGTCGAACTGCCAGAGCAGCAGACGCGGCCCGGAGAGGTCGCCCATCGGGGTGGGGAGGGGCGTCAGCAAGCGAAGCGGCAGGTGCGACTTCATCTCCCGCAGATACCGCGCGCCGAGGACCAGGACGGCCGAACCCGCGATCAGAAGGCAGGTCTCCCCCGGCGAGCGCTCCCCGGCCGGCCACCGCGCCGCTGTCGTGAGGGCCGCGGCCGACGCCATGACGGTCACCACGACGAGGAGGGGCCAGGCCAGCGCCTCGACGCACCGTGTCCACCAGCCGCCGCCGAACAGTGGGGGGAGCGTCGACTGGTCACGCACGTCGCGCCAGGCCTCGCTCACCCAACCCGCTCCCAGATACGCCAGGAACGCGCCCGACACCCAGAGCCACGCCGCCGGACCACCCGCGCCTTCGGCGGCGCCCACCGCCGACAGGACTCCGGCCGCCGCCGTCAGGGCGATGCCCGCCCCCGTGCGCCCGGGGGTGCGCGCGGCCCGCACCGCGCCCCGGGACAACGGCCCCCGGGGTCGTCCGTCCGGCCTCAGCAGCGAGCCGCCGAGCCCACGCGGCTCGGGACGGTAGAGGTCGAGCGCGTGATGCGCGGTACCGGTGACCGTGTAGGTGCGGGCCTGGTCCGCGCGAGCCGACCAGCGGACCAGGAGGCCGAGGTCGACCTGGGTCGCCGACCGTAGGGCGAGCCGCCCGACCACCGCCGCCGTGACGGCCGGCGCGCTCGCCGCGATCCACGCGCCGGTGACGCCCTCCCCGAGGAGACGTCCGGTCGTCGCGACGGTGAGACCTCCCGCACCCACCAGTGCGGCCAGGGCGAGGTTCTCGGGTACCGTCCGCACCTGCCCCCAGAGCCACGCGGTGGCCGCGAGGGCCGCCGCCCCCAGAAGCGGCAGGGCCGCGACCGCCGCGACGGCCGGTCGATCGAGAGCGTCGGTGCCGAGATGGACACCGAGACCGCCCAGGACGAGGACACACCCGGCCATCGAGGCGAGGCGACGCCGGGCGACCGGGCCCAGGTACTCCTCCGGGGGAAGGTCGGTCGAGACGAAGACGTGCAGCGGGAGCGGCGGGAGGAGCAGCGGACCCCAGATCCGACCGGCGATCTGCGCCGCCCAGCACACCGGGGCGGCGGCGACGCACAGCGCGGTCGCCGCCGAGGCGGGGGACGTCAGGGAGACGGGGGCCTCGGCGCGACTCGCGGCGTGGAGGGCCGGTATCAGGAAGAACCCGGCGAAGAGGGCGAGGAGGTACAGCGTGAACAGCCGGTCCCGGACCGTGACGTCGCCGTCCGCGCGACGGAGCCGGCGTCGTACGGCACGGACGCGTTCCCGGGGGGCGGGGCAGACCGACGGACCGCCTTCGGTCGTGGCGGCTCGCGACCTCACACCAACTCCACGCGTCCGTGGCAGGCCTCGATCAGGACGGGATCGTGGGTGGCGAGCAGGAACGCGGTCCCACGGGCGGCGCGTTCGGCGATCAAGTCTGCCACGCGGGCGAGGTGAAGGCGGTCCAGATGCCGCTCGGGCTCGTCCAAGAGGACGAGATCGGCCGGGCGGACGCACGTCATGGCCAGCGAGAACAGCTGGGCCTGACCCGAGGACAGCTGGTGGGGGAAACGCCTTGTCGAAGACCCCAGCCCGAGTCGCTCCACGACGGCTTCTGTTCGGCCGACGGTGTCCGGGGTGTCGCCGTACCAGGACGCGGCGACCAGGGTGATCTGCTCACCGACCGTCATGTCACGCGCGATCGGTATCGGCTCCACGAGCGAGGCCACGAGCCGCCGATACCGGCGATCGGTCGGATCCGGGGCCTCGCCCAGCACCGAACAGGAACCCGCGGTGAGGCGTCGAGCGCCCAGGAGGACCCGCAGCAGTGTCGTCTTCCCCGCCCCGTTGCCGCCGGTGACACACCAGCACTCGCCGGCCCCGATCCGCAGGGTGGTCGGCGGGAGGAGCGTGGCCCCGTCCGCGGTCACCGTGGCGCCCTCGGCCACGACCATGGGTGCTCCGACCATGTCCCCTCCCCCGAGCCGACGGCGTGGACGCTCACTCTAGCGGCGCTCTTCACGGCGACACCGACCCTGGCGGGCCGACCGCGGGACTCGGAGATCGACGCCGCGCGCCTCGATGGACCCGACCGCCGACAGCGGAGCCTCGCGCGGCAGCCGTTCGACCCCGGTCAGCTACGCCGCAGTTGCCGCCACACCGCCTTGGCGGCGTTGTGACCGGACATGCCGTGCACGCCGGGGCCGGGCGGGGTGGCCGACGAACAGATGAAGACCGCCGGGTGCGGCGTCGAGTAGGGGAAGAGCGTGGGCCTGGGACGCAAAAGGAGTTGAAGACCGGAGACGGCTCCGGCGGCGATGTCCCCGCCGACGTAGTTGGCGTTGCGGGCGGCCAGCTCCGGAGGGCCGGCCGTGGCGCGTGCGAGCACACGGTCGCGGAATCCGGGGGCGAAGCGTTCCAGCTGGCGCTCGACGGCGTCCGTGAGGTCGCCGGTCCAGCCGGCTGGCACGTGCCCGTACGCCCAGAACACCTGCTTGCCGGCGGGCGCGCGATCGGGGTCGGCGACCCCGGGCTGCACCGTGATGAGGAAGGGTCGGTCGGGTGCCCGGCCGGCGCGGGAAACGGCGTACAACGCGGTGCCGATCTCGGTGCTGTCGGCGCCGATCTGGACCGTGCCGGCGGTACGCGCCTCGGCGGCGGTCCACGGGACCGGGCCGTCCAGCGCATAATCGATCTTGAACACGCCCGGCCCGTAGCGGTAGCCGGAGCAGTACCGACCCAGCCCCGCGATCCGGGCCAGCGCCGTGGGCGAGGTGTCGAAGACGTAGGCGCGGGCCGGCGGCAGGTCGTCCAGCCGCTTGACCTCGAAGTCGGTGTGCACCACCCCGCCGAGTTCGCGGAGGTACCCGGCGAGGGCGTCGGAGACCGACTGCGAGCCGCCGCGGGCCACGGGCCAACCCCGGGCGTGCGCGGCCAGGGCGAAGACCAACCCGACGGACCCCGTCGCGAAACCGCTGAGCGGTGCCATCACGTGCGCGACGAGCCCGGCGATGAGGGTCCGCGCCCTCTCCTCCCGGAAGCGGCGCATCAGCCAGGTGGCGGGCGGCAGTCCGGTCAGCCCGAACCGGGCCAGGGTGATCGGGTCTCGGGGAAGCGCGCTCGACGGCAGGGACATGAAGTCCCGGGCGAGGGTGTCCCACCGAGGCAGGAAGGATTCGATCAACCGGCGGTAGGTGCCCGCGTCGCGAGGTCCGAAGGAGGCCGCCGTCTCGGCGACCGAGCGCGAGAGCACCGCCGCGGTGCCGTCCGGGAAGGGGTGCGCCATGGGCAAGGGGGCGTGAAGCCACTCCAGTCCGTGGCGCTCCAGCGGCATCCGGCGGAACGCCGGGGAGTTCACACCGAGGGGATGGGCCGCCGAGCACGGGTCGTGACGGAACCCGGGCAGGGTCAGCTCCTCGGTACGGGCCCCGCCCCCGATGGTCTCCCTGGCCTCGAAGACGGCGACCGACAGTCCTCGGCGCGCCAGTTCGACAGCGGCCGTCAGGCCGTTGGGCCCGG contains:
- a CDS encoding methylated-DNA--[protein]-cysteine S-methyltransferase → MSDARRQHTVTDSPYGSLTLVAEEGVLCGLYMAGQRHRPPEESLGDPDRRPFDEAVEQLESYFAGELEEFTLELRMIGTPFQRRVWDRLRAIPYGETRTYGRLAEELGNPGGSRAVGLANGRNPIGIVVPCHRVVGAGGTLTGYSGGLERKRRLLDFERGTALF
- a CDS encoding phosphatidylserine decarboxylase, whose amino-acid sequence is MPHSPTSAPRDSLGGVRLARGASPWLLPTVATAAVSLVRARRSGAAKAVAVPATALAAGMLWFFRDPEREITAGRVVSPADGVVQSIMPWRDGRTRVAIFMSPLNVHVNRAPLAGTVTSVEHVPGGFVPAFNKESENNERVVWHFDTELGDIEMVQIAGAVARRIVPYLPRGSKVEQGDRIGLIRFGSRVDLYLPEGVEVAVEVGEKTVAGVTRLDRD
- a CDS encoding acyl-CoA dehydrogenase family protein, with protein sequence MSRLAQTAGLSDVQQEIVSTVRDFVDKEIIPVATGLEHRDEYPQEIVDGLKELGLFGLMIPEEYGGLGESLLTYALCVEEIARGWMSVSGIINTHFIVAYMLKQHGTREQREHFLPRMAAGEVRGAFSMSEPALGSDVAAITSKAVRDGDDYLLSGQKMWLTNGGTSSLVAILVRSDEGHSEGTAPHKSMTTFLVEKEPGFGEVRPGLTIPGKIDKMGYKGVDTTELIMDGLRVPADRVLGGTTGRGFYQMMDGVEVGRVNVAARGCGVAQRAFELGVSYAQQRHTFGRPIAGHQAVQFKLAEMATKVEAAHAMMVNAARKKDSGERNDLEAGMAKYLASEYCKEVVEDAFRIHGGYGFSKEYEIERLYREAPMLLIGEGTAEIQKMIIGRRLLEEYRTQG
- a CDS encoding AlkA N-terminal domain-containing protein; the encoded protein is MHSDAERCSRAVRSKDARFDGWFYTAVLTTGIYCRPSCPAVVPRPENMTFHPSAAACQQAGFRACKRCRPDTSPGSPEWNGRADLTARAMRLIADGVIDREGVPGLARRLGYSTRQIERQLLAELGAGPLALARAQRAQTARVLVETTRLPMARIAFAAGFSSVRAFNDTVRQVFALSPGELRGRAPGPGASGTTGALTLRLPFRTPLHPDNLFGHLVATAVPGVEEWRDGAYRRTLRLPYGHGIVALSPAPDHIACRLVLSDPRDLTTAVSRCRRLLDLDADPVAVDAQLRDDPLLAPLVARAPGRRVPRTVDEEEFAVRAVLGQQVSTAAARTHAARLVAAHGEPVEDPEGGLTRLFPAAATLADVDPATLALPRTRRDTFAGLVRALADGSLALGPENDWAGARARLLALPGIGPWTADVIAMRGLGDPDAFLSTDLGVRRAARRAGLPGTPAALTTRAAAWRPWRAYAVQYLWATEDHPVNTLPM
- a CDS encoding ATP-binding cassette domain-containing protein encodes the protein MVGAPMVVAEGATVTADGATLLPPTTLRIGAGECWCVTGGNGAGKTTLLRVLLGARRLTAGSCSVLGEAPDPTDRRYRRLVASLVEPIPIARDMTVGEQITLVAASWYGDTPDTVGRTEAVVERLGLGSSTRRFPHQLSSGQAQLFSLAMTCVRPADLVLLDEPERHLDRLHLARVADLIAERAARGTAFLLATHDPVLIEACHGRVELV
- a CDS encoding NAD(P)/FAD-dependent oxidoreductase, whose product is MWDAVVVGAGPNGLTAAVELARRGLSVAVFEARETIGGGARTEELTLPGFRHDPCSAAHPLGVNSPAFRRMPLERHGLEWLHAPLPMAHPFPDGTAAVLSRSVAETAASFGPRDAGTYRRLIESFLPRWDTLARDFMSLPSSALPRDPITLARFGLTGLPPATWLMRRFREERARTLIAGLVAHVMAPLSGFATGSVGLVFALAAHARGWPVARGGSQSVSDALAGYLRELGGVVHTDFEVKRLDDLPPARAYVFDTSPTALARIAGLGRYCSGYRYGPGVFKIDYALDGPVPWTAAEARTAGTVQIGADSTEIGTALYAVSRAGRAPDRPFLITVQPGVADPDRAPAGKQVFWAYGHVPAGWTGDLTDAVERQLERFAPGFRDRVLARATAGPPELAARNANYVGGDIAAGAVSGLQLLLRPRPTLFPYSTPHPAVFICSSATPPGPGVHGMSGHNAAKAVWRQLRRS
- the pssA gene encoding CDP-diacylglycerol--serine O-phosphatidyltransferase yields the protein MPLSLRLSIADTLTLGNATCGFMAVYFTTTGILIPHLMGSQETGMARHSAATAVILMLCAAVFDLFDGLVARKLRSSPMGAELDNLSDLISFGLAPAYFVLVYGMVADDAHQRVAAVGAIVVLLAVVLRLARFSCVTVKDGTFQGMPSPFGALTVVSIVLLELPFAATLLAIVGTAWLMVSRVEYPKPRGRLAVAMLSWIVLSMGLLAAWAFDAPSGQLLLQTGCALQLVMGAVIPLFATARRVHHFRGNRREARAAQLP
- a CDS encoding glycerate kinase, which encodes MTGDPRRSGREGAEGRGGVLVAVDKFRGSLTGAQVAHHVVAGVRRASPDVPVAVLPVADGGEGTVEAALAAGFARREAHVSGPTGRRVVAVYALRGDTAVVETAQAGGLGRLPGGRAHPLTATTYGAGELLRAALDDGARTVVLGVGGSASTDGGAGMLAALGWRLLDAEGAPVGPGGAGLTMLAAVDPSGADPRLSGVELVLAGDVDNPLTGPRGAAAVYGPQKGASRDEVRVLDAALVRLVRVLEGVVGPGAGACAESPGAGAGGGLGFAALLSGARFRPGVEVVLDVLGGAEAIRRADLVITGEGSLDAQTPRGKVPAGVAAAARAEGREVVAVCGRLALSGSRLRRLGIGRAYPLTDVEPDPARSMAEAGPLVERVAERLARDHLGGAERRRARGEVPREG